A part of Miscanthus floridulus cultivar M001 chromosome 6, ASM1932011v1, whole genome shotgun sequence genomic DNA contains:
- the LOC136460653 gene encoding uncharacterized protein codes for MLLHAEQLAAAAAEHLCPAIVVVCVVFSVTVLFFNLAIFSLNFLAARGRAAGGTRLLLRPTARAGAAHAVSASKSLPAPFIGLCLIMEAGLHTKSLAAAAAEYQIDPAVVALFHLTILSIYKTLASHRAEDEPKQLLRSRRLPLLPFVVVLALAVSAASSVQTIMADGAPDLPQDASLWAAVVLAMSFNIAH; via the coding sequence ATGCTGCTGCACGCGGAGCagctcgctgccgccgccgctgaacATCTCTGTCCTGCCATCGTCGTCGTCTGCGTCGTCTTCTCCGTCACGGTGTTGTTCTTCAACCTGGCCATCTTCTCGCTCAACTTTCTGGCCGCACGCGGGCGAGCTGCCGGGGGAACAAGGCTGCTGCTCCGCCCAACCGCGAGAGCCGGAGCAGCACATGCTGTCTCTGCATCGAAATCTCTACCTGCCCCTTTCATTGGGCTCTGCCTCATCATGGAAGCGGGGCTGCACACCAAATCgctcgccgccgcggccgccgagtACCAAATCGACCCGGCCGTCGTCGCGCTCTTCCACTTGACGATCCTCTCCATTTACAAGACCCTGGCGAGCCATCGGGCCGAGGACGAGCCCAAGCAGCTGCTGCGCTCGCGAAGACTCCCTCTGCTCCCGTTCGTCGTCGTCCTCGCGCTCGCCGTCTCCGCGGCGTCGTCCGTGCAGACCATCATGGCGGATGGCGCGCCCGATCTTCCTCAGGACGCCTCCCTTTGGGCCGCGGTGGTCCTCGCCATGTCATTCAATATCGCACACTAa
- the LOC136458334 gene encoding uncharacterized protein: MEQSGGAMAAKRAKPSAAAGEDRLSSLPDEVLVLILLLLRNAAAAGRTSVLSRRWRRVRALLPKLRFPAAPSPHTIASALAAHEAEVVLRHLLVEVEDAAPGSMAAWLPAAARRLSGTLVFTNRAPGGNRVGGAEEEEASQGGAFELPCFERATSVSLDLGFLGLAVPPAGVFTRLTELSLQRICGTIKISLFIRLYL, encoded by the exons ATGGAGCAGAGCGGCGGTGCGATGGCCGCCAAGCGCGCGAAGCCCTCGGCCGCCGCCGGGGAGGACCGTTTGAGCTCGCTCCCCGACGAGGTGCtggtcctcatcctcctcctcctccgcaacgccgccgccgccggtcggaCCAGCGTCCTCTCCCGGCGCTGGCGCCGTGTTAGGGCGCTGCTCCCGAAGCTCCGCTTCCCCGCTGCGCCGTCGCCCCACACCATCGCCTCCGCGCTCGCCGCCCACGAAGCCGAAGTGGTGCTCCGCCACCTCCTCGTCGAGGTCGAGGACGCCGCCCCCGGATCCATGGCGGCCTGGctccccgccgccgcgcgccgcctCTCCGGCACCCTGGTCTTCACGAACCGGGCGCCGGGTGGAAATCGCGTTGGCggcgccgaggaggaggaggcctcgCAAGGTGGCGCCTTTGAGCTACCCTGCTTCGAGCGTGCCACCTCGGTGTCGCTCGACCTGGGGTTTCTCGGCCTCGCCGTGCCGCCCGCCGGCGTTTTCACCCGGCTCACCGAGCTCTCCCTGCAGCGTATTTGTG GCACAATCAAAATCAGCCTGTTCATCAGGCTGTATCTGTGA
- the LOC136458336 gene encoding uncharacterized protein, with amino-acid sequence MAWTAAATLCCRLLRLPSARRGPSSRARCSAAQSPDAVDKEYADLNLRPLYPNRGHHMRIRQHVNPLSSSFSEPTEPPEWKEVFDDPLLPLMVDIGCGSGRFLIWHAKNSGKRQNYLGLEIRQKLVERAQFWVNELGLMNVCFMFANATVSFQKIISSYPGPLSLVSILCPDPHFKKRHHKRRVLQQPLVDSITKNLCLGGRVFIQSDVLEVAVDMRERFDGYSGILAHVNYVDQDLQCDHEGWLLDNPMGIRTEREIHAELEGATIYRRMYQKIRDAS; translated from the exons CGCCTCCTCCGCCTCCCCTCCGCCCGCCGCGGTCCCTCGTCCCGGGCTCGGTGTTCCGCTGCGCAGAGCCCCGACGCCGTGGACAAGGAGTACGCCGACCTCAACCTCCGGCCTCTGTACCCCAAC AGGGGCCATCACATGCGCATACGGCAGCACGTGAACCCGCTCAGCTCATCCTTCTCG GAGCCCACGGAGCCGCCAGAGTGGAAGGAAGTGTTCGACGACCCCCTGCTTCCCCTCATGGTCGACATCGGCTGCG GGAGTGGGAGGTTCTTGATTTGGCACGCGAAGAATTCTGGCAAGAGGCAAAACTACCTTGGGCTAGAAATCCGCCAAAAG TTGGTGGAGCGGGCACAGTTCTGGGTGAATGAATTGGGGCTTATGAATGT CTGTTTTATGTTTGCAAATGCAACGGTGTCTTTTCAGAAAATCATATCGTCATACCCTGGTCCCTTGTCACTTGTTTCAATACTG TGTCCTGATCCACACTTCAAAAAGAGACATCACAAAAGAAGAGTTCTGCAGCAACCATTGGTCGATTCAATCACAAAGAATCTCTGTTTAGGCGGACGG GTTTTCATACAATCAGATGTACTAGAAGTAGCTGTAGACATGAGAGAAAGGTTTGATGGGTACTCTGGTATTTTGGCACATGTTAATTATGTCGATCAAGATCTTCAGTGTGACCATGAAGGATGGCTTCTGGACAACCCAATGGGAATCCGGACAGAGCGAGAAATCCATGCAGAGCTTGAAGGAGCAACCATATACAGGAGGATGTACCAAAAGATTAGAGATGCTTCTTAG